CGGATCTGCTCCGGCGGGCGGTTGCCGTACGGCGCCCGGCCGCTGTCGGCCACGTAGAGGACGGGGACTCCCGGCGCGAGCCGCCACAGGTGCCGCAGCACGCTGAGGCCACCCACGCCCGAGTCGAAGACGCCGATCAAGGGCTCGCGTCGACCTCTCCGGCAGTGCCCCACACTATGCCCCGCCGGACCGTGGGGTCACGGCGCCGGCCGTGGACTCGAGTCCGAGGGGGCCGCCGCCACCAGCGAGGGATCGGCCGGCAGGGGCTGGGTCAGGTCCACGTGGCCGGCCAGCGTCTCGACCGGCCGCCCCTCCACGCGGATCTGCACCCGCTCGATGCCGGGCACCGCCGTCAGGGTGTTGACGATGCCGTAGACGGTCAGCAGCTCGGCGGTGGACCCGCCCCAATGACGTTCGATGATTTCCCGGGAAAAGTCGACGGTCGCGACGCCCTCGTCGACGTGCACGCCCAACGGACGGGTCCCGGGGGGCAGGACCGGCACGAGGCCGCTCTCGGGCCTGGGCCCCTCCGCCAGCATCCGCAGGCGCTGCATCGGCCCGTCTCGGCCCGGGAGGGTGTAGCGCACCTCGGCCGCCAGCGCCGTGCCGTCGGGGCGGGCGAAGTAGAGCACGACGGAGCGCCCCAGGCCCAACGCCGGCAGGAGGCGGTCCTCGTAGCGGGCGACGAGGCCCACGCCGACCGCAGCCGCCGCGAGCAGGGCCAGGAGGGCCACGACCCACGCCCTGGCCTTGCGGCGCACCTTCTCGCCCCCCTTCAGCGCACCACCGGTATGCGGGCTGTCCCTACCGTATCATTGCCCACCTGGCTCAGGAAACTGACGATGGCAGCGAACATGGCCTCGGCCGCCTGCTGGCGGAACGACGGGTCGCGCAATCGCCCCTCGTCCTCCGGGTTGTCGACGAAGGCCACCTCCACCAGCGCGGCGGGCATGGGAGCCAGGCGCGGCACCCGCAGATCCCGGCGCATGCGCACCCCTCGGGCCGGTCGGTCCAGCTTGTCCAGGAGCGAGTCGTACAGGAGCTCGGCCAGGCGCTGGCTGGCCGGGTCGTTGGGCGAGTAGAAGACCTCGGTGCCCACCGCCCGCCGCGACGTCGAGGCGTTGTTGTGGACGCTGACGAAGACGTCCGCTCCGGCCTTGACCGCCACCGCCACCCGGTCGTCGAGGCCGACGTAGACGTCCGTGCGGCGGCTCATGGAGACCTCCACCCCCACCGACTCCAGCAGCGTCGCCAGGCGCTGGGCGATGTCGAGGTTGTAGACCTTCTCAGGCGTGCCGCTGGCGCCGATGGCGCCCGGGTCGTGCCCGCCGTGCCCGGCGTCGATGGCCACGGTGCGGCCGGTCAGCGGCCGGTCGCCCAGCGCCAGCACCAGCGTCTCGCGGGCGTCGGCGCTGAAGAGATGGTAGCCCACGGGCTGGCGCAGCTCGACGACGACCCGGGCACTGCGCGGCAAGAACTGCCCGACGCGGACGCTCACCGCCGGCCCCACCCCGGCGTACTGCTCCTGCTGCTCGCGGTCGAGGCCGGGGTCGACCACGGCCCCCGGCAGGTCCAGCACCAGCCGCCCGGGGTTGCGCAAGTAGAAGGTGCGGGGCTCGATGGGAGCCGTCGCCTGCACCACCACCGCCGCCCCCTGTGGCCCGATGGGCTGGACGGTCACCGCCGTGATGCGGCTGTAGACGTCCAGCACCAGGTCCATGTCGCCCGTCGGGGCCGGCGGCGCCTTGCCCGGATCCGCCTCCAGCAGGCCACGGGTCAGGTCGAGGGAGGTGACGATCCGCGGCTGGATGGGCTGGGCCACCTCCAGCACGATGCGCACGACGTCGGGCTGGAACTGGCTCACCCGAAACCGCCGCACGGGGCCCGAGCTGACCTCCCACTCGCCCGGGCTCGTCACCAGCGTGGCCTGCTGGATGTCGACCACCAGGCGCAGCGGATCCGACAGCGTGGCCGTGCGGACGGCCGCCATGCCCGACATCTCGACCCAAAGCTGCCCACGGCCTCCGGCGCCCCAGATCCAGTAGACGGCCGAGACGGCGTGACGCAGCACGACGGCGAGCTGGCCCGTCTCGGCATCCTGCCGGAGTTCGTAGCCGACGGGCGAGGTGAGGTCGATGGCGATACGCACCACGTCGGCGGTATGCTGCGCCATCCGGACCGACTTGACCAGCGCGCCGTCGGCGGGGTAGTCGACGGTGGCCGCCCCGAGCCGGGCCCCCTCCAGATCCAGCACCAGCCGCGGCGGGTCCGCCAGCACCACGGGCTCGCCGCGCAGGCGCACCGGCCCCTCGCTCATGATCTCGATGCGGCTGCGCCCCGCCTCCCGCCGCACCGAGACGCCCGTCACCTCGACGATCGCCGAGCTGGCCCGGGGCGGCTGGTTGCCCGCCTGCTCGCGCGGCGCCTCGATCGGGGCAGGGCGCGACGACCCCGTGGATGATGGCGGCCGCTCGGGCGCCTGAGGCGTCGGCTCGACGTCGGGCTGCCGTGCCGGGCGCTCGGCCGGGCAGGCTCGGCTGCCGAAGCGGCGGGCACGGCCGGGAGGTCGGCGTCCCCTCAGCGGTCCTGCCCGAAAAGGCCACCGTCGGCGACGGCGTGGCGGCCGGGGCAGCGCGGACCGGCCGCGTTGCGGCGCCAGCCGCGAGCTCCGCGCCGGCGACCGCCGGGCGTGGCGCGCCCCGTGGAGGCCGCCAGGCGTCCCTCGTCCGCCGCGCGCGGTACCGGCAGCACCGACAGCAGCATCGCCATCCGGTCCTCCAGCGATGGGCGCATCGGGGGCGGCGAGGGGAGGGGTGACGGCACGTAGGGCGTGGCCTGGGGAGCCGCCGACGGCGCCGCAGCCGCCGCCCGGTGGACACGGGGCTCCCGCCCGTGGTGCGGCCCCCCTTGGGCAGCGTGGCCGGCGGCAGCGCGACGGGCTGACTCGGCGGCCCGGCCGGAGCCGGCCTGGCGGCGCCTCGGCGGCGGTGACGGGATCGGCTGCTCCGGCACCGGCGCGGGCGCCACCAGCTCGGCCCGGCCGAGCCGGGCGTCCCACCGGACCTCGAGGCCGAGGCCCTCCGCCGCCGCCCGCAGCGGCACCATGAGACGCCCTTCCACCAGGAGAGGGGGCTCGGGCAAAGAGACCCGCCGCTCGTCCACCCACGCGTGGAGGCTGCCCACCGTCAGCCGTACGCTGGCCTCCCCCCGCTGCAGGACGGCCGTCTTGGTGGCCCCGTCCCAGGTCACCCGGGCGCCCACGACCTCGAAGAGCCGCACCGGCACCATCAGCGTGCCGTTGAGCATCTGGGCCGGCTCCTCCATGGCCACCGGGAGGCCGTCCCACCAGACCGTGCTGCGGGTCGGCGCGGCTGCCTGGCGGGCATGGGCGACGAGCGCGAGCAGGCCCGTCGCCAGCAGCACCGTGGCGACGGCGCCCCAACGAAGCCATCGGATTGGGGCCCGGTGAGCCTCCACGCCCGACGGGGCTCCTTCCCTGGCCTGCCAGGTATTGCCAGGCCCTCGGGACAAAAAACCCGGCGTGACCGACCCGCGACCTGCGTGCCGGTGCGGCCGGGAATGGCCCCGCAGGGGCGTGCGGCGCACCCCTGCGAGGCCCGAGCAGCCTACACTATTCGAGACGAACGGAGGATTTCCTCCAGGCTACCGTCCCGGCCTCAGACCTCGGGCGGCCGGCGCGGGCGCAGCCGCCGCCGCCAGCCCGCCACCACCAGCCCCGCCACCAGCGGCACCGCCGGCCAGGCGTAGAGGGGCCAGACGGGGTCGCCGCGCACAGCCCGCACCTGCCGGACGCTGGAGGCCACCACCTGCCCCTCCTCGTCCACCAGGCGCAGCTCGTAGGTGGCGCCGGGATCCAGCTGCAGCGCCACCTTGTAGGCGACGAACGAGGGCCGCCGTCCCGCGAACTCGGGCTTGGAGGGGTCGAAGTCGACGATGTTGTAGCCCAGCGCGTACCCCGGCGTCTGCTGGACGTAGTAGGGCTTGGGCTGGGCCGAGGCCACCACCTGGCCGTCCTCGAGCACCTGCAGGGTCATGGCAGGCAGCTCCTGGCCCAGCACCCACTGCCACGCGCTGCGCTGCCCCGAGCCCGCCAGGGGCCGGGCCGACTCCACCATCCGGCTGTAGGCGTAGCGGTTGACCTCCCGGGCGTCGAAGGCCTTGAGGTAGAAGGTGGCCTCGTCGGAGACGTAGAGGGTGTCGCCCGGGTCGCCCGACTCGACGGGCATGGTCCACTTGCTCTCCGGGATGATCTGGTAGCCCACCCCCTGACGCCGGGGAGCGAAGACCACTAGCCGCTTGCGGGTGCCCGCCACCTCCTGGCCGGCCTCGTCGACCAGCCGCACGGTGTACTCCCCCGCCGGCAGCTCCACCAGGAAGGCCCGGGCCGGCTGCATGGCCAGCATGGCGGGCGGCTGGGGCTGCTGCGGCGGCTCGGGCAGGCTCTCGGGGTCGGCGGGCTGGCCGGTGCGCCGGACCTCCTCGAGTATCTCGGTCATGCGCTGCTGCCAGGCATCCTGGGCCTCCCGGTAGGCCTGCACCTGGTCGTAGTACTGGTCGATGAGCCGCCGGTAGGTGTCGTAGGCCTCCTGCGCCTCGTCGCCCACCGCGAGCTCCACCTGCCCGCCGAAGTAGCCCTCGGGATAGACGAAGGTGTAGGGCGTGCGCTCAAGCGTCGCCACCACCCGCTCGCCCTGGCGCACCTCCAGCCGGCCCGCGACGGGGTCACGGTAGCCCATCCAGTCGGCCATGTACTCCTGCGTGATGGGCCAGTAGTAGACGTCCGTCTCCAGCACGTCCACGATGTGGCGCTCCGACGCCGTCAGGTACAGCGTCTCGACCTGGGCCGGCGCGAAGGTCCCCCCGTACTCCTTGCCCGTCCACGGGGTGATGCCGTACACCACCTGCCGCTCCTTGACGGGCTCCGCGGCCCGCACCCCGGGGCTCACCCCCACGCCCGCCACCAGGACCAGCGCCGCCGTCACCGCCAGCGCCAGCGCCCGGGCCGTGGCCCCCCGCCGTGCCATCACCGACGCACCCCCTTGCGAGCGAAGGC
This genomic interval from Limnochorda sp. LNt contains the following:
- a CDS encoding GerMN domain-containing protein; this translates as MRRKARAWVVALLALLAAAAVGVGLVARYEDRLLPALGLGRSVVLYFARPDGTALAAEVRYTLPGRDGPMQRLRMLAEGPRPESGLVPVLPPGTRPLGVHVDEGVATVDFSREIIERHWGGSTAELLTVYGIVNTLTAVPGIERVQIRVEGRPVETLAGHVDLTQPLPADPSLVAAAPSDSSPRPAP
- a CDS encoding N-acetylmuramoyl-L-alanine amidase, whose product is MTGVSVRREAGRSRIEIMSEGPVRLRGEPVVLADPPRLVLDLEGARLGAATVDYPADGALVKSVRMAQHTADVVRIAIDLTSPVGYELRQDAETGQLAVVLRHAVSAVYWIWGAGGRGQLWVEMSGMAAVRTATLSDPLRLVVDIQQATLVTSPGEWEVSSGPVRRFRVSQFQPDVVRIVLEVAQPIQPRIVTSLDLTRGLLEADPGKAPPAPTGDMDLVLDVYSRITAVTVQPIGPQGAAVVVQATAPIEPRTFYLRNPGRLVLDLPGAVVDPGLDREQQEQYAGVGPAVSVRVGQFLPRSARVVVELRQPVGYHLFSADARETLVLALGDRPLTGRTVAIDAGHGGHDPGAIGASGTPEKVYNLDIAQRLATLLESVGVEVSMSRRTDVYVGLDDRVAVAVKAGADVFVSVHNNASTSRRAVGTEVFYSPNDPASQRLAELLYDSLLDKLDRPARGVRMRRDLRVPRLAPMPAALVEVAFVDNPEDEGRLRDPSFRQQAAEAMFAAIVSFLSQVGNDTVGTARIPVVR
- a CDS encoding copper amine oxidase N-terminal domain-containing protein, with protein sequence MEAHRAPIRWLRWGAVATVLLATGLLALVAHARQAAAPTRSTVWWDGLPVAMEEPAQMLNGTLMVPVRLFEVVGARVTWDGATKTAVLQRGEASVRLTVGSLHAWVDERRVSLPEPPLLVEGRLMVPLRAAAEGLGLEVRWDARLGRAELVAPAPVPEQPIPSPPPRRRQAGSGRAAESARRAAAGHAAQGGPHHGREPRVHRAAAAAPSAAPQATPYVPSPLPSPPPMRPSLEDRMAMLLSVLPVPRAADEGRLAASTGRATPGGRRRGARGWRRNAAGPRCPGRHAVADGGLFGQDR